TCATTTATCGTAAACAGTAAACCCTACAGGGAAAGTACAGGCACAAAAGATAAAAGGCTTGCAGAAGCCATACACGGGAAAGTTCTTACAAAGATTGTTGAGGGAAAGTGGTTTGGGATTAACCCTGCAAAAGCATATACCCTCGATGAGCTTATGGAAAAGTTTATGAGGGAGCATGCACCTAGGAGGGAGAAAAACACGCAAAAAAGTTATAAGGTTTCGCTGAACAACCTTACAAAATTTTTTTCAATGATGTCTCTCTCCGAAATAACACCCAAAACAATTTCCGCATACATGGAAAAAAGGCTTGAAGAAGGGATAAAACCTGCATCTATAAATAAAGATTTTTCAATGCTTTCAAAGGCTTTTAACCTTGCCATGAAGGAGTGGGAATGGACAAATGAAAATCCGTGTATGAAGGTAAGTAAGCTTCAAGAAAACAACAAAAGAATTAGGTGGCTTACCCCTGATGAGGAAAAAATGCTCTTAGATCTTGCAAAGGGGTACTTAAAAGGGCAGTTGTTAGAGATAATACTTGTTGCCCTTTATACAGGTATGAGGGAAAGTGAAATTCTGGATCTCAGGTGGGAAGATATAGATTTCAATCAAAAGATAATTATTATCCTGAAAACAAAGAATAAGGAACCAAGGTCCATACCAATAAATCAAACTATTTACACGTTACTTGCTGCAAAATCTAAAATAAGAAGCATATCAGGTTATGTTTTTACAACAGGGAACGGTACAAGGATAGGAGTAGGGAATATGCTCATGGTTTTTTCTCTTGTTACAAAAAATGCAGGAATAGAAAACTTCC
This portion of the Pseudomonadota bacterium genome encodes:
- a CDS encoding tyrosine-type recombinase/integrase, whose translation is SFIVNSKPYRESTGTKDKRLAEAIHGKVLTKIVEGKWFGINPAKAYTLDELMEKFMREHAPRREKNTQKSYKVSLNNLTKFFSMMSLSEITPKTISAYMEKRLEEGIKPASINKDFSMLSKAFNLAMKEWEWTNENPCMKVSKLQENNKRIRWLTPDEEKMLLDLAKGYLKGQLLEIILVALYTGMRESEILDLRWEDIDFNQKIIIILKTKNKEPRSIPINQTIYTLLAAKSKIRSISGYVFTTGNGTRIGVGNMLMVFSLVTKNAGIENFRFHDLRHTFATRLVQKGVDIYSVAKLLGHKNLATTQRYAHHSTESLRPFVLLMDQDSQRI